A genome region from Heteronotia binoei isolate CCM8104 ecotype False Entrance Well chromosome 19, APGP_CSIRO_Hbin_v1, whole genome shotgun sequence includes the following:
- the CIAO2A gene encoding cytosolic iron-sulfur assembly component 2A, translating into MLSLVPGLGLLWRAWWWRRRPSSGGHEQQQPAAGRGSSGGAMEQERALEVYDIIRTIRDPEKPNTLEELDVVTESCVEVQEICEDEFLVTIRFTPTVPHCSLATLIGLCLRIKLQRCLPFKHKLEIYISEGMHSTEEDINKQINDKERVAAAMENPNLREIVEQCVLEPE; encoded by the exons ATGCTGTCGCTGGTGCCGGGCCTGGGGCTGCTGTGGCGGGCGTGGTGGTGGAGGCGGCGGCCCTCGAGCGGGGgccatgagcagcagcagccggCGGCCGGGCGGGGGAGCAGCGGCGGCGCCATGGAGCAGGAGCGGGCCCTCGAGGTCTACG ACATAATCCGGACTATCCGGGACCCCGAGAAGCCCAACACCCTGGAGGAGCTGGACGTGGTGACGGAGAGCTGCGTGGAAGTGCAGGAGATCTGTGAAGATGAGTTCTTGGTGACAATCAGGTTCACACCAACTGTCCCTCATTGCTCGTTGGCTACGCTCATTG GGCTGTGTTTGAGGATCAAGCTTCagagatgtttgccttttaaaCACAAG CTGGAAATCTACATATCAGAGGGAATGCATTCCACTGAGGAGGACA TCAACAAGCAAATAAATGACAAAGAAAGAGTCGCAGCTGCCATGGAGAATCCAAACCTGCGGGAGATCGTGGAGCAGTGCGTCCTGGAGCCGGAGTAG